From Thermoflavifilum aggregans, a single genomic window includes:
- a CDS encoding glycosyltransferase family 2 protein, with the protein MGNGHLPTLSIITVCYQAGKFIERTIQSVITQTYPHIEYIIVDGGSTDETISIIHRYADRISKWISEKDKGLYDAMNKGLRLATGDYVMFLNADDYLYANHTIEQIFASCKQADACYGETMFVDAAGNPVGLRSAVTPHRLPEKLNWKSLKYGMTVSHQSFIVRRELAPYFDIRYRVCADIDWMIACLKRCQTVCHTRIVISCFRTGGLSKQRQHRAWKERYLILQKHYGVFPNFFHHLLIVLRYLFSGRRY; encoded by the coding sequence ATGGGAAATGGACATTTACCAACCTTATCCATTATCACGGTATGTTATCAGGCCGGCAAATTCATTGAACGCACCATTCAGAGTGTAATCACACAAACCTATCCCCACATTGAATATATCATTGTGGATGGTGGTTCAACCGATGAAACAATTTCTATCATTCACCGGTATGCGGATCGGATTTCCAAATGGATTTCTGAAAAAGACAAAGGTTTGTATGATGCTATGAATAAAGGCCTGCGGCTTGCTACGGGCGATTATGTGATGTTTCTGAATGCAGATGATTATTTGTATGCCAACCATACAATAGAACAGATCTTTGCATCCTGCAAGCAGGCAGATGCCTGTTATGGTGAAACTATGTTTGTAGATGCAGCGGGTAATCCGGTAGGCTTGCGTTCAGCTGTTACACCTCACCGGCTGCCGGAGAAGCTTAACTGGAAAAGTTTGAAATATGGCATGACAGTATCGCATCAATCATTTATTGTACGCCGTGAACTTGCGCCTTATTTTGATATCAGATATCGTGTTTGTGCAGATATTGACTGGATGATTGCTTGCTTAAAGCGATGCCAAACTGTTTGTCATACGCGCATCGTGATCAGTTGTTTCCGTACAGGTGGCTTATCCAAGCAACGCCAGCACAGAGCCTGGAAAGAACGATATCTGATTCTGCAGAAACATTATGGTGTTTTCCCCAATTTTTTTCATCATCTGCTGATTGTCCTGCGTTATCTGTTTTCAGGCAGAAGATATTAA
- a CDS encoding C40 family peptidase, with translation MSCIKYLYVLCLAAMACCVMSCSSTHYTAKHTPIRKQSSSTASLQFIDDIHVYPEQRRSTASSASHQVGDDGMRRYSSPVTTALLQEKFARMLQVAPAMISNIALYQFIDTWLGTPYKYGGDDEQGIDCSAFVQRLYDEVYHIHLDRTALGLYRIMDLIRNQADLREGDLVFFHTGRGKHINHVGVYLQNRYFVQASTSNGVIISNLDEPYWKQHYAAGGRIKETNAQDMAGR, from the coding sequence ATGAGCTGCATAAAATATTTATATGTGCTTTGCCTGGCTGCTATGGCCTGTTGTGTGATGAGCTGCTCTTCCACGCATTATACCGCAAAACATACACCCATCCGAAAACAGAGCTCATCCACAGCATCCTTGCAATTTATTGATGATATCCATGTGTATCCGGAACAAAGACGTTCAACGGCATCATCGGCATCGCATCAGGTGGGTGATGATGGTATGCGAAGGTATTCATCTCCGGTTACAACAGCCCTCCTGCAGGAGAAATTCGCGCGGATGCTGCAGGTGGCTCCTGCTATGATCAGCAACATTGCGCTTTATCAGTTCATTGATACCTGGCTGGGCACGCCCTACAAATATGGCGGTGATGATGAGCAAGGCATTGATTGTTCTGCGTTCGTGCAAAGGCTTTATGATGAGGTCTATCATATTCATCTTGATCGAACGGCTCTTGGCCTTTATCGCATCATGGATTTAATCCGAAATCAGGCCGATCTGCGTGAAGGTGATCTGGTGTTTTTTCATACCGGACGTGGCAAACACATCAATCACGTGGGTGTGTATCTGCAAAACCGGTATTTTGTACAGGCATCTACCAGCAATGGAGTGATCATCAGCAATCTCGATGAACCTTACTGGAAACAACATTATGCTGCCGGAGGTCGAATCAAAGAAACAAATGCACAGGATATGGCCGGAAGATAA